Proteins from a single region of Streptomyces glaucescens:
- a CDS encoding glycerol-3-phosphate dehydrogenase/oxidase, whose amino-acid sequence MRTGTLGPAQRAESLASMAERELDVLVVGAGVVGAGTALDAATRGLSTGLVEARDWASGTSSRSSKLIHGGLRYLEMLDFALVREALKERGLLLERLAPHLVKPVPFLYPLQHKGWERLYAGSGVALYDAMSMARGHGRGLPLHRHLSRRHALRVAPCLKKDALVGALQYYDAQMDDARFVATLVRTAVAYGAKAANRARVTGFLREGERVVGARVQDVEGGGEYEIRAKQIVNATGVWTDDTQAMVGERGRFHVRASKGIHLVVPKDRIHSTTGLILRTEKSVLFVIPWGRHWIVGTTDTDWDLDKAHPAASSADIDYLLEHVNAVLAVPLTRDDVEGVYAGLRPLLAGESDATSKLSREHTVAHPVPGLVVVAGGKYTTYRVMAKDAVDEAVHGLDLRVAECVTEDVPLLGAEGYRALWNARARTAQRTGLHVARVEHLLNRYGSLAEEVFELIAADSSLGDPLPGAEDYLRAEIVYAASHEGARHLDDVLTRRTRISIETFDRGTRCAHEAAGLMAPVLGWDEDQVDREVQHYEKRVEAERESQRQPDDLTADAARLGAPDIVPL is encoded by the coding sequence GTGAGGACAGGGACCCTGGGGCCGGCGCAGCGCGCCGAGTCACTGGCATCGATGGCCGAGCGCGAGCTGGACGTGCTGGTCGTGGGGGCCGGTGTGGTCGGCGCGGGCACCGCGCTGGACGCCGCCACCCGCGGACTGTCCACCGGCCTGGTGGAGGCGCGTGACTGGGCGTCGGGCACGTCGAGCCGGTCCAGCAAGCTGATCCACGGCGGACTGCGCTACCTGGAGATGCTCGACTTCGCGCTCGTGCGCGAGGCGCTGAAGGAGCGCGGGCTGCTGCTGGAGCGGCTGGCCCCGCACCTGGTCAAACCGGTGCCGTTCCTCTACCCCCTCCAGCACAAGGGCTGGGAGCGGCTCTACGCGGGCTCCGGCGTCGCGCTCTACGACGCCATGTCGATGGCCCGCGGCCACGGCCGGGGGCTGCCCCTGCACCGGCACCTGAGCCGCCGTCACGCCCTGCGCGTCGCCCCCTGTCTGAAGAAGGACGCCCTGGTCGGTGCGTTGCAGTACTACGACGCACAGATGGACGACGCCCGTTTCGTGGCCACCTTGGTGCGCACCGCCGTCGCGTACGGCGCGAAGGCCGCCAACCGCGCCCGGGTGACCGGCTTCCTGCGCGAGGGCGAACGGGTCGTCGGCGCGCGCGTGCAGGACGTCGAGGGCGGCGGGGAGTACGAGATCCGCGCCAAGCAGATCGTCAACGCCACCGGTGTCTGGACCGACGACACCCAGGCGATGGTGGGGGAGCGCGGCCGCTTCCACGTCCGCGCCTCCAAGGGCATCCACCTCGTCGTGCCCAAGGACCGCATCCACTCCACCACCGGGCTCATCCTGCGCACCGAGAAGTCCGTGCTCTTCGTCATCCCCTGGGGGCGGCACTGGATCGTCGGCACCACCGACACCGACTGGGACCTGGACAAGGCCCACCCCGCCGCCTCCAGCGCCGACATCGACTACCTGCTGGAGCACGTCAACGCGGTCCTCGCGGTGCCCCTCACCCGCGACGACGTGGAGGGGGTCTACGCGGGTCTGCGCCCGCTGCTGGCCGGCGAGTCCGACGCCACGAGCAAGCTCTCGCGGGAGCACACCGTCGCCCACCCGGTGCCGGGGCTGGTCGTCGTGGCGGGCGGCAAGTACACGACGTACCGGGTCATGGCCAAGGACGCGGTCGACGAGGCCGTGCACGGCCTGGACCTGCGGGTCGCCGAGTGTGTCACCGAGGACGTCCCGCTGCTCGGCGCCGAGGGCTACCGCGCGCTGTGGAACGCGCGGGCGCGCACGGCCCAGCGCACCGGGCTCCATGTCGCGCGCGTGGAGCACCTGCTGAACCGGTACGGCTCCCTGGCGGAGGAGGTGTTCGAGCTCATCGCCGCCGACTCCTCGCTGGGCGACCCGCTGCCGGGCGCCGAGGACTATCTGCGCGCCGAGATCGTCTACGCCGCCTCGCACGAGGGCGCCCGCCACCTGGACGACGTGCTGACCCGGCGCACCCGGATCTCCATCGAGACCTTCGACCGGGGCACCCGCTGCGCCCACGAGGCCGCCGGGCTGATGGCGCCGGTCCTGGGCTGGGACGAGGACCAGGTCGATCGCGAGGTGCAGCACTACGAGAAGCGCGTGGAGGCCGAACGCGAGTCGCAGCGCCAGCCGGACGACCTCACGGCCGACGCGGCCCGGCTGGGCGCGCCGGACATCGTTCCGCTGTAG
- a CDS encoding protein kinase — protein sequence MDDYAGRVLADRYRLPLPPADAYELTETRAFDTYSGQEVLVRQVPLPEVVEAEVLDAEGLPEGFTARDRAGRRPAPAGAGAVRRPADPAVRRAVEAAQAAARIPDHPRLDQVFDVFAEGGSLWIVSELVPARPLSALLAEQPLTPYRAAEVASDVLMALRVLHAHGWVHRNITARTVLVCDDGRVMLTGLAVGAAEEALCGYDPVPPEETAGDDGPADAPWNGGSGPAGGPAAEAPGGGRAALPGPAGGSPGTDPEAARRAAIEARAAGRPPGTAPAGPGTPGGSTVPARRTPESGEDVRAARAGAIAAYRAGARAAARVHEAQHSDRPALPGARRAPGAAAPAEAAGAPDAPRTPGDTASPPGRIADPYGVGPAPWHGAAPRPDRSPDGARPATDGPSPDGARPEGHARQPGARQTPPPHGRTSLPPGGEEPAAGGRWDELVAAAPARRGPGTALVAERARQARMAVVGPVTERWAPEQAGPVHENWQLAPPIGPATDLWALGALLFRAVQGHAPYPEESTAELVELVCSEPPAFAEECGPLRPVVESLLRQDPTERLDFEELRGWLRSLVRSAPEPEAGVHVVAAPPAGTGRLPVIRRRGELVRRRRAGLPVHHGRHKRGKEKARSPRSLGRALLLLVLLGLGAAIAYAMLFMPKAGQTGGADRTERTGAAGQVGEEPGRTPDASGEPTPDGGSPASGEPSANDPSGSAGSTHTQTTGPEVADGFALRTDQEGFRVAVAEGWQRTPKNGSGQIVYARGDFELIVVPGRDAADEYGDDPMAYQREREPELRPYRESTWASATGLKSIQVGGRTMAEGQYTWTGEDGGELFVRNLAILVDGRYHVLQLRGPESERDEVTRLYEQAAATYQVTG from the coding sequence GTGGACGACTACGCGGGACGAGTCCTCGCCGACCGCTACCGCCTGCCCCTGCCCCCGGCCGACGCGTACGAACTCACCGAGACCCGCGCCTTCGACACCTACAGCGGACAGGAAGTCCTCGTCCGCCAGGTGCCGTTGCCCGAGGTCGTCGAGGCCGAGGTGCTGGACGCCGAAGGGCTGCCCGAGGGCTTCACGGCCCGTGACCGCGCGGGCCGGCGGCCGGCCCCGGCAGGCGCGGGCGCCGTGCGGCGGCCGGCCGATCCGGCGGTGCGACGCGCGGTCGAGGCCGCGCAGGCCGCGGCCCGCATCCCCGACCATCCCCGGCTCGACCAGGTCTTCGACGTGTTCGCCGAAGGCGGGTCGCTGTGGATAGTCAGCGAACTGGTGCCCGCCCGGCCGCTGTCGGCGCTGCTCGCCGAGCAGCCGCTGACGCCGTACCGGGCGGCCGAGGTCGCCTCCGACGTCCTCATGGCCCTGCGGGTGCTGCACGCCCACGGCTGGGTGCACCGCAACATCACCGCCCGCACGGTCCTCGTCTGTGACGACGGCCGGGTCATGCTGACCGGTCTCGCCGTCGGCGCGGCCGAGGAGGCACTGTGCGGGTACGATCCGGTGCCGCCCGAGGAGACTGCCGGGGACGACGGCCCCGCCGACGCGCCCTGGAACGGCGGAAGCGGTCCGGCAGGCGGCCCCGCGGCCGAGGCGCCGGGCGGCGGACGCGCAGCGCTCCCCGGCCCGGCCGGCGGCTCGCCGGGCACCGACCCCGAGGCCGCGCGCCGCGCCGCCATCGAGGCACGGGCGGCCGGCCGGCCGCCCGGCACGGCACCGGCCGGCCCCGGCACACCGGGCGGCTCCACCGTGCCCGCCCGCAGGACACCGGAGAGCGGCGAGGACGTCCGGGCCGCACGGGCCGGGGCCATCGCCGCCTACCGCGCGGGTGCCCGCGCCGCCGCCCGGGTCCACGAGGCCCAGCACAGCGACCGCCCCGCCCTGCCCGGCGCCCGCCGCGCCCCCGGCGCCGCCGCCCCGGCCGAGGCGGCCGGTGCCCCGGACGCGCCCCGCACACCCGGCGACACCGCCTCCCCGCCGGGCCGGATCGCCGACCCCTACGGCGTGGGCCCGGCCCCGTGGCACGGCGCGGCCCCCCGCCCGGACCGCTCCCCGGACGGCGCCCGGCCCGCGACCGACGGCCCGTCCCCGGACGGCGCCCGGCCCGAGGGCCACGCCCGGCAGCCCGGCGCCCGGCAGACACCACCGCCGCACGGCCGTACGTCCCTTCCGCCGGGCGGCGAGGAACCGGCGGCCGGCGGCCGCTGGGACGAGCTCGTTGCCGCCGCACCCGCGCGTCGCGGTCCGGGCACGGCACTCGTCGCCGAGCGGGCCCGGCAGGCCCGGATGGCCGTGGTCGGCCCGGTGACCGAGCGCTGGGCGCCCGAGCAGGCCGGGCCGGTGCACGAGAACTGGCAGCTGGCACCGCCCATCGGCCCCGCCACCGACCTGTGGGCGCTGGGCGCGCTGCTCTTCCGCGCGGTCCAGGGCCACGCCCCGTACCCCGAGGAGTCGACCGCCGAGCTGGTGGAGCTGGTGTGCTCCGAGCCGCCCGCCTTCGCCGAGGAGTGCGGCCCGCTGCGCCCGGTGGTCGAGTCGCTGCTGCGGCAGGACCCCACCGAACGGCTGGACTTCGAGGAACTGCGCGGCTGGCTGCGTTCCCTGGTGCGCTCGGCACCCGAGCCGGAGGCCGGCGTCCACGTCGTCGCCGCGCCCCCCGCCGGCACCGGCCGGCTGCCCGTCATACGCCGCCGGGGCGAGCTGGTGCGCAGGCGGCGCGCCGGTCTGCCCGTGCACCACGGACGCCACAAACGCGGCAAGGAGAAGGCGCGTTCGCCGCGGAGCCTCGGCCGGGCCCTGCTCCTGCTGGTGCTGCTCGGACTGGGTGCGGCGATCGCGTACGCGATGCTGTTCATGCCGAAGGCCGGGCAGACCGGCGGAGCGGACAGGACCGAGCGGACGGGTGCGGCCGGACAAGTGGGCGAGGAGCCCGGGCGGACGCCCGACGCGAGCGGTGAGCCCACCCCCGACGGGGGCAGCCCGGCCTCCGGTGAACCGTCCGCCAACGACCCCTCGGGATCGGCCGGTTCCACCCACACCCAGACCACCGGACCCGAGGTCGCGGACGGCTTCGCCCTGCGGACCGACCAGGAGGGCTTCCGGGTCGCCGTCGCCGAGGGCTGGCAGCGCACCCCGAAGAACGGCAGCGGACAGATCGTGTACGCCAGGGGCGACTTCGAGCTGATCGTCGTGCCCGGGCGGGACGCCGCCGACGAGTACGGGGACGATCCGATGGCCTACCAGCGCGAGCGCGAGCCGGAGTTGCGGCCGTACCGGGAGTCGACCTGGGCCAGCGCCACCGGCCTCAAGTCGATCCAGGTCGGCGGCCGGACCATGGCCGAGGGGCAGTACACCTGGACCGGCGAGGACGGCGGCGAACTGTTCGTGCGCAACCTCGCGATCCTCGTCGACGGCCGTTATCACGTGCTGCAACTGCGCGGCCCGGAGTCGGAGCGCGACGAGGTGACCCGGCTGTACGAACAGGCGGCGGCGACCTACCAGGTCACCGGCTGA
- a CDS encoding serine/threonine-protein kinase, with the protein MQGLLLGGRYRLDGAIGSGGMGRVWRAHDEVLHRSVAIKELTAALYVSESDRAVLLARTRAEARAAARINHSAVVTVHDVLEHDGRPWIVMELVEGRSLADAVKADGRVEPAEAARIGLWVLRALRAAHTAGVLHRDVKPGNVLLAHDSRVLLTDFGIAQIEGDTTITRTGEVVGSVDYLAPERIRGHDPGPASDLWALGATLYTAVEGTSPFRRTSPLSTMQAVVEEALPEARQAGPLSPVIAALLRKDPAARPGSEEAERLLAEAAEGRRPQVAAYSVPRPVGPRPAVADTRAHTRPDATAPAVPAPRRRRLRTVALVVAFAAVVGGGTAAAWQTWGGGARTGHSAPPHPTDDGADSGAANGGDSGGGSTASLPDGWVRVEDPVGFSLSVPGEDWERSVYGDDGQLTQVDYSPDGGVHLLRIGVDRSPDFDNAYDHQVDLEQQVRRLAEYRRVALADEVYRDREGARWEYTWTALETDPGPYVGPRRAVDLMYLSRDGVEYAIYMSGPAADWETTRQQFDTVLRGWRPGHG; encoded by the coding sequence ATGCAGGGCCTGCTCCTCGGGGGCCGCTACCGGCTCGACGGCGCCATCGGCAGCGGCGGCATGGGCCGGGTATGGCGCGCCCACGACGAGGTGCTCCACCGGTCCGTCGCCATCAAGGAGTTGACCGCGGCCCTCTACGTCTCCGAAAGCGACCGGGCCGTCCTGCTGGCCCGCACCCGCGCCGAGGCGCGCGCAGCGGCGCGGATCAACCACTCCGCGGTCGTCACCGTGCACGACGTGCTCGAACACGACGGCCGCCCCTGGATCGTGATGGAACTCGTCGAGGGCCGGTCGCTCGCCGACGCCGTCAAGGCGGACGGCCGGGTCGAACCCGCAGAGGCCGCCCGGATCGGACTGTGGGTGCTGCGCGCCCTGCGCGCCGCGCACACCGCCGGAGTCCTGCACCGCGACGTCAAGCCCGGCAACGTCCTGCTCGCCCACGACAGCCGGGTACTGCTCACCGACTTCGGCATCGCGCAGATCGAGGGCGACACCACCATCACCCGCACCGGCGAGGTCGTCGGCTCGGTCGACTACCTCGCCCCCGAGCGCATCCGCGGCCACGACCCGGGCCCGGCATCCGACCTGTGGGCGCTCGGCGCGACGCTGTACACGGCCGTCGAGGGCACCTCGCCGTTCCGCCGCACCTCCCCGCTGTCCACCATGCAGGCCGTCGTCGAGGAGGCACTCCCCGAGGCCCGCCAGGCCGGACCGCTCTCACCCGTCATCGCGGCGCTGCTGCGCAAGGACCCCGCCGCCCGGCCCGGCTCGGAGGAGGCCGAGCGGCTGCTCGCCGAGGCGGCCGAGGGACGCCGCCCGCAGGTCGCGGCGTACTCGGTGCCCCGTCCGGTGGGGCCCCGCCCGGCGGTGGCCGACACGCGCGCCCACACCCGGCCGGACGCCACCGCGCCCGCCGTCCCCGCGCCCCGGCGGCGCCGGCTGCGGACGGTGGCGCTGGTCGTCGCCTTCGCCGCGGTCGTCGGCGGGGGCACCGCGGCGGCCTGGCAGACCTGGGGCGGCGGCGCCCGTACCGGCCACTCCGCCCCGCCGCACCCCACCGACGACGGCGCGGACAGCGGCGCGGCCAACGGCGGCGACAGCGGCGGGGGCTCCACGGCGTCCCTGCCCGACGGCTGGGTCCGGGTCGAGGACCCGGTGGGTTTCAGCCTCTCCGTGCCGGGCGAGGACTGGGAACGCAGTGTCTACGGCGACGACGGCCAGCTCACCCAGGTCGACTACTCGCCCGACGGCGGAGTGCATCTGCTGCGCATCGGGGTCGACCGCTCGCCGGACTTCGACAACGCCTACGACCACCAGGTCGACCTGGAGCAGCAGGTGCGGCGGCTCGCCGAGTACCGGCGGGTCGCGCTGGCGGACGAGGTGTACCGGGACCGTGAGGGCGCCCGGTGGGAGTACACCTGGACCGCGCTGGAGACGGACCCCGGCCCGTACGTCGGCCCGCGCCGCGCCGTCGACCTGATGTACCTCAGCCGCGACGGCGTCGAGTACGCCATCTACATGTCCGGACCGGCAGCCGACTGGGAGACCACCCGGCAGCAGTTCGACACGGTGCTGCGCGGCTGGCGGCCGGGCCACGGCTGA
- a CDS encoding serine/threonine-protein kinase, protein MSEAERAGTSRQETRQDNSERLLAGRYRLGDVLGRGGMGTVWRAVDETLSRTVAVKELRFPSNIDEEEKRRLITRTLREAKAIARIRNTSAVTVYDVVDEDDRPWIVMELVEGKSLAEVIREDGLLEPRRAAEVGLAILDVLRSAHREGILHRDVKPSNVLIADDGRVVLTDFGIAQVEGDPSITSTGMLVGAPSYISPERARGHKPGPAADLWSLGGLLYAAVEGTPPYDKGSAIATLTAVMTEPLEEPKNAGPLRDVIYGLLTKDPAQRLDDAGARAMLKAVINAPDRKPAEPEGPADATRVVPLPVQPDAPGATGSRRGEEAAERLRGALRSARKAAVAAGTAATARGASGTNPPAGSPAGTSTGGPATAAPASAHRTGAPGTASGAANSGSGGRGSGWPVMTPPDLPPRPVPRAPLTDVVPRRTLIVIAVAVVVAVLGVVLALTLGGDEGPGQSRTGGDKAAGASREPGTRNDPSGGVRTDGAATGSAGATPDGTPSAAETDGATGPAASPGGREDSGKGSGKDAGKGDGTTAAATHRGAQGYSIGLPKGWKYQSSDAAGDRFTGPDGQKLLIGWTTTPKSDPVADWKNQERYMVRSQYDRIRIEKVGYRGWNAADWEFTYVDGGVRYRTVDRGFVVDDDQGYALMYTAKAAKWGSESRRTTWQTLTKTFEPKD, encoded by the coding sequence ATGTCGGAGGCGGAGCGGGCGGGAACATCTCGTCAGGAGACTCGTCAGGACAACAGCGAGCGTCTCCTCGCCGGGCGGTACCGGCTGGGAGACGTGCTCGGCCGCGGCGGCATGGGCACGGTCTGGCGGGCCGTGGACGAGACCCTGAGCCGGACGGTCGCCGTCAAGGAGCTGCGGTTCCCGTCGAACATCGACGAGGAGGAGAAGCGCCGGCTGATCACGCGCACGCTGCGCGAGGCCAAGGCCATCGCACGCATCCGCAACACCAGCGCGGTGACGGTCTACGACGTGGTCGACGAGGACGACCGCCCGTGGATCGTGATGGAACTGGTCGAGGGCAAGTCGCTCGCCGAGGTCATCCGCGAGGACGGCCTGCTGGAGCCCCGCCGCGCCGCCGAGGTCGGCCTCGCCATCCTCGACGTGCTGCGCTCCGCGCACCGTGAGGGCATCCTGCACCGTGACGTGAAGCCGTCCAACGTGCTCATCGCCGACGACGGACGGGTGGTGCTCACCGACTTCGGCATCGCCCAGGTCGAGGGCGACCCGTCCATCACCTCCACCGGCATGCTCGTCGGCGCCCCCTCGTACATCTCCCCGGAGCGCGCCCGCGGCCACAAGCCCGGCCCCGCGGCCGACCTGTGGTCCCTCGGCGGCCTGCTCTACGCGGCGGTGGAGGGCACCCCGCCGTACGACAAGGGGTCCGCGATCGCCACGCTCACCGCGGTGATGACGGAACCCCTGGAGGAGCCGAAGAACGCGGGACCGCTCCGGGACGTCATCTACGGCCTGCTCACCAAGGACCCCGCCCAGCGGCTCGACGACGCGGGCGCGCGGGCGATGCTCAAGGCCGTGATCAACGCCCCCGACCGGAAGCCGGCCGAGCCGGAGGGCCCGGCCGACGCCACCAGGGTCGTACCGCTGCCGGTGCAGCCCGACGCCCCCGGGGCCACCGGGAGCAGGCGCGGCGAGGAAGCGGCCGAGCGGCTGCGCGGCGCCCTGCGCTCCGCGCGCAAGGCCGCGGTCGCGGCGGGCACCGCGGCGACGGCCCGCGGCGCCTCCGGCACCAACCCGCCGGCCGGCTCCCCGGCGGGCACCTCGACCGGCGGCCCGGCCACGGCGGCCCCCGCCTCGGCGCACCGGACGGGCGCGCCCGGCACGGCGAGCGGCGCCGCGAACAGCGGCTCCGGCGGCCGGGGTTCGGGCTGGCCCGTGATGACCCCGCCGGACCTGCCCCCGCGGCCCGTGCCCCGGGCGCCGCTCACCGACGTGGTGCCCCGGCGGACCCTGATCGTCATCGCGGTCGCCGTGGTCGTCGCGGTGCTCGGTGTCGTGCTGGCCCTCACGCTCGGCGGTGACGAGGGCCCCGGCCAGTCCCGCACGGGCGGCGACAAGGCGGCCGGGGCGAGCCGGGAGCCCGGCACCAGGAACGACCCGAGCGGCGGCGTGCGCACCGACGGCGCGGCGACCGGGTCGGCCGGCGCGACACCGGACGGCACGCCCAGCGCCGCGGAGACCGACGGGGCCACCGGCCCGGCCGCCTCACCCGGCGGCCGGGAGGACTCGGGGAAGGGTTCCGGCAAGGACGCGGGCAAGGGCGACGGCACCACCGCCGCGGCCACCCACCGGGGTGCGCAGGGCTACTCGATCGGCCTGCCCAAGGGCTGGAAGTACCAGTCGTCCGACGCGGCCGGCGACCGCTTCACCGGCCCCGACGGCCAGAAGCTGCTCATCGGCTGGACCACCACGCCCAAGAGCGACCCGGTCGCGGACTGGAAGAACCAGGAGCGCTACATGGTGCGCTCGCAGTACGACCGCATCCGCATAGAGAAGGTGGGCTACCGCGGCTGGAACGCCGCCGACTGGGAGTTCACCTACGTGGACGGCGGCGTCAGGTACCGGACGGTCGACCGCGGTTTCGTCGTCGACGACGACCAGGGCTACGCGCTGATGTACACGGCGAAGGCCGCCAAGTGGGGCAGCGAGTCGCGCAGGACCACCTGGCAGACGCTGACGAAGACCTTCGAACCCAAGGACTGA